TACTGAGCGCCAGCAGTTGAAGGAACTCCTactggatgaggagaagggcgaggacgtCTGGAATGCGATCTTGAAGGATGACGGGCTCCGGACTGCTTTCCGGATTGTGCCCACACGTAACACAGACTTCCTGCATCTGCGAGATGGCTGGGTGCGGGGAATCACGGCGCGGGCGCAAAAGGCCAacctcaaggccaaggctgccGCTCAAGCAGGCAAGACTGCTGCTCCCGGAGAATACCAGGATGAATCGTTCGGATCGGCTATGAATGATTTCAAGGGCTTGTTTGGTGGTGGCCAGCGCAAGAATGTTCCCAAGGGACAAACGCTGGTACTGATGCGCAGTGCCCATGGGGAGCTGGATGCGCTGTTCCAGCCTGATGCCGCGAAGCCGTTCCGATTCATGGGCCGGGTTTCCGATGAGCGAATCGGGCGGCTGGTCTGGTTGAACTACCTGGCTGGAAAGAACGTGTCAAGCGAGGACGCTCGACGGAGCGTCGTGGATGGTGTTATGGGAATCGTTGAGCGGCCGATTGGAACCATTGTTCAGAAGATTGTGTAATGGCGTTACTACCCGTGTATTAATAGTCAATCTCCCCTACAGTGTTAAACATCCTCTGTGTACAAAGCATATCAACTTTACTAGAATCCCTTACTGGCATATCGACTACGTTTATAACCACGAACCAAGCGATGACGTCAACGCTTTTACAGACCCGCCGAAAACGTTGAGTACTCTGTACTCTCAGCAGGGAAAAAGAGCAATATAGGTATTCATATAGTTCTAATCTCTACCTCGCAGCCCCTATTATTAAGCTAGGTACAAAGCGAGGCCAAGCATCCTTAATCATCAAGGTCACATTTACAAAGCGCCGGCATCCTTCAGGAGCGCGGGCAGCTGGCCCTTGAGGCCCTGCAGATCCGAGTTTCCACCAATGTGCTTCTTCGCGATGTAGACGTTGGGCACGGTGCGCTGGCCGCTGATTTCTTGAAGGGCGTCTTGGATGTCACTTCCGTCATCTACAACCACAGGCAGCATCGTTAGTATACCAGCCAGTCACAGTCCGAGTCAGGTCTTGCTTCGGAGGGCGCAATGGGTGGTAAGTGAAGGACATACCAGTTTGGTCGAGCTCAAGCGTGTAGTACTTTGCGCCTAGTTCAGAGAGGAGACTCTTGCTGGCCTTGCAGTAGGGGCAGTAGGACTTGGAGAAGACGACTAGAATTCATCATGCGTCGCAGTTAGCTTCGGTTCTGGACATCATGGTCGATAAAAGCAAACCCGGAGTATGTAAAGAAACACAGGGAAGAGACATACCAACGCCATTCTCATCAATTATGTTCTGGGCCTTAACTTTCGCGGCAGACATTGCGGCTGGTGATGTGGGGGTAAAAGACCCGAAAAGACGACGGAATATGGAAGCGATGGTGGGCAACTGGTGTCTGGGTTATCCCAGGAATCAAACTAGAAAGGTTGGATGAGGGGTTATTTATTAAGTTGGGCGGTTATGACGAAAGAGGGGTTGGTAATCGATGAGGAGCACGCAATGGATTGTTCCAGAGCAGTTGGTTTAGTAGTTCCAatgggagacggagaggagtTTGGCGGCGAAAACAAGAAATCCGACCTCGGCGGAGCCCCAAGACACCGATTACAAATGCTCACGTGACAATTATTCTACGTACGAGACAACCTGGACAGAAAATATCAATAGCCTAAACTAGACGAATTGGATCGATAAGACGGTAAAAATACGCATCGTGAAGTCATCAGAGACCCCCCGATGCGAAATTTCGAATCTTTGCCGCGGAAACATGTCGCTCAAACATTCTGGAGGTCGAGCAATGAGAAGGTATCAAATGCAAGAAATCATACAAGGAAGGGTTATGGCCGCAGCATCATGTGTGGACCAAGTGGGAGATATCGAAAGAGGGCAAAATATGACGAGATGGGAAATGATCTAGGACCGCAAAAAGTAGCTGTCGAATATAAAACACCGACCGTCCCTAAACGCTGAATAAACAactggaaaaaaaagaaaaaggaaaaaaagggAATAAAAAGGGAAGGGACAAAGATGAAGGTAAGAAGAAATATGAGCGCTTTTCATATGGTACGCTGAAATCACATCACGATGCAACATCCGCACCCTTTCTCTACCTTTTCGTCTTCTGGAGGTGGCCCTTGAGCTGTTGTAACAGTTTGACTGTTGAATCTTGGTGTCAATTGGGTTGGGGGCGTGTCCTGCAGCTTCGGCATCGGGCTGTAGCCCGTGCTTGTGCCAGGTCGGGTTCCCGGTTCGGGACTCTTGGACATCGCATGCAGACCCAAGCCCTCCGTCTTTAGCTGGTCCGGCTGCTGGCCCGGCTTCTCTTTTTCCTTGATCTTGTCATCAGGACGGGCCGTATCAGGCCCAATTGCAAGCGGTGCGAATTCACGATCATATGTAGTTGGCGTCTTGCCTTCCTTTTCCCATTGCTCTTGTTGCAGTTTGCGCGCATGAGTGGGCAGTATTTGTTGATCTGGGGGTAACCGTGGATCAGGCTTG
This sequence is a window from Aspergillus puulaauensis MK2 DNA, chromosome 6, nearly complete sequence. Protein-coding genes within it:
- a CDS encoding glutaredoxin (COG:O;~EggNog:ENOG410PSDM;~InterPro:IPR017937,IPR002109,IPR011899,IPR036249, IPR014025;~PFAM:PF00462;~go_function: GO:0015035 - protein disulfide oxidoreductase activity [Evidence IEA]), which encodes MSAAKVKAQNIIDENGVVVFSKSYCPYCKASKSLLSELGAKYYTLELDQTDDGSDIQDALQEISGQRTVPNVYIAKKHIGGNSDLQGLKGQLPALLKDAGAL